CTTGTGGGAAGACGAGGCGTTGTGGTACGCATGCTTGTGCTAGAACTTGTCACCAGGAGCCTTGTGACGCTTACAACGAATCTGAAGCGGGTCTGCGTGTTGTTACATGTGGACAGACTTGTGGTGCTCCTAGAAGAGATTGCAGGCACGCTTGCGCAGCACTCTGCCATCCTTCTCAGTCTTGCCCTGACTCAAGATGTGAGTTTCCAGTCACAATCACATGTTCATGTGGTCGCATAACCGCTACAGTCCCTTGTGATGCTGGCAGCAATCTTCGTGTTGAGTCTCTCTATGAAGCCTCGGTTTTGCAGAAGCTTCCAACGACGCTACAGCCTGTTGAGTCGAGTGGTAACCGAATCCCTCTCGGTCAGAGAAAGCTTTTGTGTGATGACGAGTGTGCTAAGCTGGAGCGTAAGCGGGTTGATATCACTCCCCTTAATCTAGACTATGTACATTTCAGCGAGAACTCTGCAATGACAGAGATTATTTCAGACATCTATAGGCGTGATCCGAAGTGGGTGCTAGCCGTTGAAGAGCGGTTCAAGCTCCTGGTACTTGGGAAAGCCAGAGGAAGCGCTTCAAGTGTCCTCAAGGCCCATGTCTTCTGCCCTATGCCAAAGGATAAACGAGACACGGTTCGTCTTCTAGCTGAGAGGTGGAAACTCGCGGTTAAGAACCAGGGTGGGAGCCAAAACGGTTTACAGTGGTTCACGTGACACAAAAGTCAAAGCCACCAACACGGATCATTGGAGCTAGAGGTGGTGGTACTGTGTCACTAGGCGGGCCCCACCCGCCGTGTTTTGACCCGCTGGTGGATATAGATCCTAGGCTTGTGGTTTCTCTACTGGATCTCCCGAGGGAGGCGAATATCAACGCTTTGGTACTGAGATTTGGGGGTGAATGTGTGCTTGTTTGGCTGAATGACAAGAACGCTTTGGTAGTGTTCCACGACCATGCTCGAGCCACCACTGCCATGAGGAGGCTTGACTACGGTTCTGTATACCATGGAGCCGTGGTTGTCCAGAACGGCTCACAATCTCCATCACTAGGTAATGCAATGGGGAGCTCATCCTCGGATGCTCAGAAAGGAAATCCATGGAAGAAAGCAGTGATTCAGGAGAGTGATGATGACACCTGGGAAGCTGATATCCAAGCCTCCACGTGGAGATCAGTAACGAGCAACACTCCAACTCTTACCTCAGTTAACCGTTGGAGTGTACTGGAGCCAGAGAAGCCATTGGTTAAGACAGAAGGGAGCAGTAGTTCAAAATCTGCCAGTAAACAACCAGTGGAAAGCTCCAGCGAAGAAAGTGGTGGATGATTGGGAGAAGAAGGTATGTGAGATTATAAAGTCACCGTGACTCTGATCCTTCTGTTTCTTTGCTACGTATAGAAAACGGCAGGTTGTTCAGACGTATATGATTTAGACTGCATGCGTTTACAACTGCTGTGATTAAGCTTAGAGGTCTATACCCCCATCTCAAAGCCTAGATTATAGAACATTAGGTTGGTTATAagttataaaactatttaattgTGAAACggcatgtctttttttttttgttattgaatCATCAGTATGTGCACATTACAAAGACAAAATTATGTAAATTGTTTTTTCAGCTCCAAGCTATGACTAATATAACAAGAAGGAAGCTGATGAATCTTTGTGTACCTAACAAAGGACTAAAAGTGATTAAGAGAGTTCCTAACACCTTGTCTTCATCTCTTCTATATTagatcttgaagaagaagaagaagatgtaaagaCATCGTGAGAGCTCCTGACGATAGTTTGGAGAGCACCACTAGAGACTGTAACAAGAAGGTCTTTAACCCTGTCCTGGTGTTTCGGGTTCGTCAAGCCCTCAAAGATCTGATCATAAGTGTTGATGTCCATCGTCTTGTCGAGGTACACAGACACTGCAGTGCTGGTGAATCTCTCAATGCAGTCAGATAAAAGCTCTCTACACTTGTCATCACCAAGCAATCTCACCCATTGAGGAGTCATCTCCTCAGAATCATTCTTGACATCCTTAGAGTGAAAACCCAGAACAAGATTCTTAGCAAAGCTACCAACTACAGCGGAAAGAAACCTACCTCCTTCCTCTGAGAAAGCCTTATCAACCACTCTATCAACAAGACTTGGCTCCGGACCAGTCCCTGTAGACTCAAAGCTGGACCTACCACGAGAGACACCAACAGTTACAGCCTGAGAAACCGTAGAGAGAGAGCTCGTGAACTCATCTGACGTGGCGATCTTAGAGATCTGTTTCAAGCTGTTTGGGATATTGTCGGAATCAGAGTTGAGGAATCTCTTCACGTCTTGAGACACGGTGGTCATGGTCTCGGCTGAGTCAGAGATTAACTCCGCTACAGAGAGGAAAGCTCCGAGGATCTTTATAAGACGTTTCCTCTTGGTGGTGACAGATAGTGAATGATAAACCTTGTAGACTCCATAACCGGAGACGCAGGAAACCGCCATTAAGATCAGCCACTTTCTTCTTTTATGAGGTGAAGAGAGACCTTGATCTCCTAATCGAAGAAGGTCCATTCAGTTCTGATCCCAAAACAGATGATATAACTCAGGTTATGTTATTGACTCTCAACGATGAGAATAGAGGAGACAGATAAGCTTAGGATCAGcagataaaagaagaagaagatgagagaatCAACAAATGGAGCAACTTTGAGAAGCTGGAAGAgacagacagagagagagaaaatggagGATGATGACAAGTTGGATCTCTTACTAAAAGTAGAAACCTGTTATTTCGGTTCGGTAATGAATCATGTACAGTCATAATGATTCCTCttcttatgaaaaaaaaaattaaatatatttcagTTTCATCAAAGCTATTGTAGACAACATTTCTTTGTAATATActtttctttaaactattttcttctatatttaAAGCAAGATATATCACTCATCTATATTCACAGAACGAAATATCATTTCcgttaagttacaaaaaaaaaaaaaaatcatttctgcTTTATATAACAGTACACTGGAAATATTTGTttctatattttagtttttgactatgaaagagaaaaatctatatttaaaGCAAAAATATCATTCGTGTATAGTTACAGTAAGAAAAAAgcgtttatattttgtatataaatacaCTGGGAATATgtgtttctatattttataattttttatgttttagagaaaaaaaaattaaaatagttttatacaTGAAATTAACTgtttatttattgatatataacAAAAAGGTGTCAAACAATCTAATGATTGATTTTCTACAAACAATAAATTTACATGGTGAGATTGTCATGTGGACATGTGGAGGAGGTGTGGCATCAGACGATTTTCCGTTAATGGCAATAGACTGTTGGCTTCGCCGGGAGAAaaccaaaagagaaagaagtttTAGTTTTCCTCTAATAGTATGATGAAATTACATGGAATTAATTAAATAGCATAAGCAATTATATTACAAAACGGAAGGCGGGATTATTAGTATTAGCTTTACAAACAACATATAATGATGAGATGAATTAGAGGTGTTTGATAAGTCTTACATCGATCTTCTACTAGTTAGTGGCATATAGCATAAGATAACATGAAATGTTTAGTGAATGTTCTTAATGAAAATGAAAGTCGcgtaaaatagtaaaaatatctTTGAAGCATAAGTTAAGTTTCagtttaac
The window above is part of the Brassica napus cultivar Da-Ae chromosome C8, Da-Ae, whole genome shotgun sequence genome. Proteins encoded here:
- the LOC106416355 gene encoding protein PHLOEM PROTEIN 2-LIKE A10, whose protein sequence is MDLLRLGDQGLSSPHKRRKWLILMAVSCVSGYGVYKVYHSLSVTTKRKRLIKILGAFLSVAELISDSAETMTTVSQDVKRFLNSDSDNIPNSLKQISKIATSDEFTSSLSTVSQAVTVGVSRGRSSFESTGTGPEPSLVDRVVDKAFSEEGGRFLSAVVGSFAKNLVLGFHSKDVKNDSEEMTPQWVRLLGDDKCRELLSDCIERFTSTAVSVYLDKTMDINTYDQIFEGLTNPKHQDRVKDLLVTVSSGALQTIVRSSHDVFTSSSSSSRSNIEEMKTRC